In Argiope bruennichi chromosome 4, qqArgBrue1.1, whole genome shotgun sequence, a single window of DNA contains:
- the LOC129966761 gene encoding mucin-2-like: MIDKRSFYISICSISLLLSLVIAAPTTTLPDSTNASPPSANSSERKPPNNPLSTSLTTSSPLSMTSDESKPPELTTTPKPSLGPSNRFQATPATTMKSRKNKNDLFFCCSDDSSSTDTIRRSKERERNTKPPVLKKGKNHELEEPYFERRPALLLRFFPDGTAVLISKFQLHLHVKPKQIKFEPVDEDTNLEEPLEYDGKSFEVTYKRLEAIPSAREQNLEELPEEELSTGSFVAYNDDIDHRDHELVTSTMSSTKITEARNKPGRPSPLIETTESPQTTSPNTELSTKEITTTEEMKTSKVDETTLAMGDSPFFIMTAGEMSSLQQQYDPVQAAPLRATTTQSTTQKEVTSTTTEQTTVTQTIPTSTFQTTMVTNTEPSVPQTEPTTTTTKCLSFRNQLSLVLSTEDNIDNSLLKKHVLPTQDCNSSDGEPTNTFARLQSVETTATESTFTTESTTPSIIPTTQTPTTTPYTGNNLVPYLSSRLSNNPSKSDVVVVTSLPVLIDLKNSRNKPVTEVPAWKEVTVGVVRDQQGQPLKPRYNNWTAHLRGLKKKPGNKFWNELTTPRPDFKSHQRLPSQQNFQQLPSQVNHAFWSDLQRQRPPMVQHSRDKNVLNPPPYITNPPQSYPASNAQTYQVWRNPGYEANSRWNDNINPDYISPHDIRRTKSLRNSPQNFEHQEARQPQQWNNAQRQMSRRW, from the exons AGAAGTTTCTACATAAGCATATGCAGCATTTCTTTGCTCTTGTCACTAGTGATTGCAGCTCCAACTACAACTCTTCCAGACTCCACAAATGCTTCACCGCCTTCTGCAAACTCATCAGAAAGAAAGCCACCGAATAATCCTTTATCTACCTCTCTGACAACCTCTTCTCCTCTTTCAATGACTTCTGATGAAAGCAAACCTCCGGAACTCACAACAACGCCGAAACCATCTTTAGGTCCAAGCAACAGATTTCAAGCTACTCCAGCAACTACAATGAAATCgaggaaaaataaaaacgatttgttCTTTTGCTGCTCTGATGATTCATCTTCCACCGATACCATCAGAAGAAGCAAAGAGCGGGAGAGGAACACAAAGCCACCTGTACTCAAAAAGGGTAAAAACCATGAATTAGAAGAACCTTATTTTGAAAGAAGACCTGCTCTGTTACTACGCTTCTTTCCTGATGGAACAGCAGTTCTTATTTCGAAATTCCAATTGCATCTTCATGTGAAGCCGAAACAAATAAAGTTTGAACCTGTTGACGAGGATACAAATTTGGAAGAACCACTGGAATATGATGGAAAAAGTTTTGAAGTCACATATAAACGTTTGGAAGCTATTCCTTCTGCAAGAGAACAGAATTTGGAGGAACTTCCAGAGGAAGAATTGAGCACTGGTTCGTTCGTGGCCTATAACGACGATATTGATCATCGAGACCATGAACTTGTAACATCAACTATGTCTTCAACTAAGATTACTGAAGCGAGAAATAAGCCAGGGAGACCTTCTCCTTTGATAGAAACCACAGAATCTCCACAAACTACCTCACCAAATACAGAGCTTAGTACAAAGGAAATCACCACAACTGAAGAAATGAAAACTAGTAAAGTTGATGAAACAACACTAGCTATGGGTGATAGTCCATTTTTCATTATGACAGCAGGTGAAATGTCATCCCTTCAACAACAATATGATCCAGTACAAGCTGCACCACTAAGAGCAACAACAACTCAATCAACAACTCAGAAGGAAGTTACTTCTACTACAACAGAGCAAACAACCGTCACTCAGACAATACCAACTAGTACGTTCCAAACAACGATGGTTACAAATACCGAACCTAGTGTTCCCCAAACTGAGCCAACGACTACAACTACAAAATGTCTGAGTTTCAGGAATCAGTTATCTTTAGTTCTATCAACTGAAGATAATATAGACAACTCTTTGTTAAAAAAGCATGTACTACCTACTCAAGACTGTAATTCTTCTGATGGAGAACCAACAAATACTTTCGCTAGATTGCAATCTGTTGAAACAACTGCAACGGAGTCCACATTTACAACAGAATCAACAACTCCTTCTATAATTCCTACAACACAGACTCCAACGACGACTCCTTATACAGGAAATAATTTAGTACCTTATTTGTCATCTCGATTATCAAATAATCCATCGAAATCTGATGTTGTAGTAGTCACATCTTTACCTGTACTAATAGACCTTAAAAACTCTAGAAACAAGCCTGTAACAGAAGTTCCCGCCTGGAAAGAAGTCACAGTTGGAGTTGTTCGAGATCAACAAGGTCAACCTCTTAAGCCTAGGTACAATAACTGGACTGCCCATCTCAGGGGACTGAAGAAGAAGCCCGGGAATAAATTTTGGAACGAACTTACAACTCCTAGGCCAGATTTTAAGAGTCATCAAAGGTTGCCAAGTCAACAGAATTTCCAACAATTACCAAGTCAGGTAAATCATGCCTTTTGGTCTGATCTTCAGCGTCAGAGGCCACCAATGGTACAGCATTCaagagataaaaatgttttaaatcctcCACCTTATATCACCAATCCTCCCCAAAGCTATCCTGCATCAAATGCTCAAACGTATCAGGTGTGGAGGAATCCAGGGTATGAAGCAAATAGTAGATGGAATGATAACATCAATCCTGATTATATCTCCCCTCATGATATTCGAAGAACGAAGTCATTAAGGAATTCACCTCAAAATTTTGAACATCAAGAG gCACGTCAACCTCAACAATGGAACAATGCTCAAAGACAGATGTCTCGAAGATGGTAG